From Solanum lycopersicum chromosome 4, SLM_r2.1:
TTTTTATACTATCTGATTGTGGAGATTAGTGAGGGTTCTAATCCTTTTATGTTTTAGGGTTCTTAGTAGTTGTATTTATGGTAAATCTTTGTGAGTGATAATTAGTTTTAATGGGGGTGTAATTGGAAGTAGGAATTTGGAAAGTAAAAGAGGCAATAAAATTAAGCAAATAGTTTATGATGTTCTGTGTAAGTGGGTTGATGTGTGTGATCTTGTTCTATTACAGAGAACACACTTGTTACACTTTTTGATAATGCGTGGTGGTGAGAATTTGTTTCTTGTTCTTTTATAAAGGAAACTTATTGATGTAGGTCTGTATATTGGTAACTATTGTGTTGCCTTCTGTTGAGTCCTATCCGTGGCTATTTTGTTTTCATGATTCTGAAGTTTGCTGGTCTGGTTTCTAATCTATAGTCACTAATACATGTGAATTTGTGCTGTCAAACCTAGTGTCTTTAAGAGGGCATTGACTATATCTTGCTATCATTTGATTCTTTTTGTTTGTCTTTTTGGAGCTATTTTTGTGGTTACTTTTTTCGATGGTGCATCTGATTATTGCATAAACTGGGTACAGTTAGATAAGAAAAGATGGTCAGAGTTAGCGTGCTGAATGATGCTCTCAAGAGCATGTACAATGCTGAAAAGAGGGGAAAGCGTCAGGTCATGATTAGACCTTCATCAAAAGTCATCATCAAGTTCCTCATTGTTATGCAGAAGCATGGTATGTTAATTTCTTAACTGTATGCACTGCAGCATCACCCTATCATTTTCTTAGTGTTATCTATGTGTAGGTTACATCGGAGAATTTGAGTACGTCGATGATCATAGGTCCGGAAAGATTGTTGTCGAACTGAACGGAAGGCTTAACAAGTGTGGTGTCATTAGTCCTCGCTTTGATGTTGGAGTCAAGGAGATTGAAGGATGGACTGCTAGATTGCTCCCTTCACGACAGGTATAGTAATTAATATATTCACTTTGTTTCCTTGATCAATATATAGAACTCTATTTCTGGTTATCTCCAAATTGAGCCTTGCTTCTAGCTTCCGAAATGATTGTTGGGGTGAACAAGTCATGGTCATATTAGCTTTTGAAATggacataaatattattttttgattccTTACTTCTTTGTTGAAACAAGTCGTGGTCATATTAGCTTGTGAAATAGACATTAATTTTTGATCCCTTCTTTGCTGAATCATGTATTGGCTTGCTACGTGTGCGTTTAACCAATATTTTattgtgaaatttgaaaaagttagTTTTGTTTTGAAGGGAAGaaatgatatttgaaaattattgcTTCTTCTTAAACATTAAAAATCTTGAGTACTCGGGGCAATCATCTGTAATGCGTACAAGACCCATCCATTTATAATTGTCACATAGCAAATGCTCTTTGTAGATGCCAGCAGTTGAGGCTCTCCTGTAAAGGAAGCATCATTCCTGTCTATCCAAAGGAGAAATTCTGTATCCTATGGCTTGGGTAACAGAGTCTCGATCTGCTGTTATTTTTGTATTAGTCCATGAGAAGTGTGTTCTTTGAAGAAGTATCTCATCAGTCATTTTGTGGATTGAAGCATCATATGTAGTTCATACTATACTTGATACTAAGCGAATGAAATTGCAGAGATTTTCTGCGATCAGAGATGGATTAAAAGTCGTACTTGTTTGTCAGTTTTACTGTGTCTATTTTATGTGTTGATCTTTGCATATTGATTTTCAACTTGCAGTTTGGGTACATTGTGCTGACTACCTCAGCTGGTATCATGGACCATGAAGAGGCTAGGAGAAAGAATGTTGGTGGAAAAGTTCTTGGTTTCTTTTATTGAGTCATGTTGACAAGGATGAAAACTTTTGGTTTGGTTGTTTGATGTCTCGTTGTAACCGACcattttctgtttttcttgttatacaatcaaatttagtagaattttattgaaaattttgagaccATCTGATTTTGTTGAAAAACTTGCTGGTGCTTGTTGCCTGTTGAGGCCATTGACATCTAAAGTTGTAGATGTTgatgtttgtgttttttttactaGCATAAAAGGCAAGAGAAACGTATCTTTTCTTCTAATCTTGTTAGCTTCTAAGAGCAGGCATACATCTTACATTTCTAGTAAAATGAACAAACAAAGGTTTGAGAGTGAGATTGTGTTTATAATCCAATATCCAAGTATATCATTTGTGTAGTCAGTGAATTTGATTAACTATTTTCGTAAAGTTCACATCATAAAATTGACAAAGTAAAGAGAATTTTATAACATGTATTTGGTTATTAGATATTATAAAATGTGATTAAGATTAAAGCGGATATTATAAAATGTGATTATGCTATTTTAATCATGACAATACTATAAAAtctaattgtattttattgtattgtagtaattagaataatataaaatgtgttaaagtaaatattaatttttgagattttcgTAAAATTACAACAGGAGCATCAAATGTTGTTAAAaaagattttacttttttaaaaataaaatttcatactctcaaatgaaaaaaacttcaaaatttaacATCTTCACTCGTATTATCTACATTTTTTCCTCGTCTAATTTTTTGATacagtatatacatatatatggcGGTTTTCATTGCAACCGAATTTTTGTTTCTATCCAATTTGGGGAAATAGTGTGCTGAAGAAGTTAAGCTTTTACTTAGTTTTAAGTTGGATCTTTCGTATAAATCAATTCATTGTTGTGGGATTAGTATCTCTACTGTTGTTTGTTCCTTAATCTTGCAGAAGGGCCATGGTATTCCTGATTCCCTTATGAAAGATATTAAAAACATAGCGCACGGATATTTTCACCAGTCCtatgaaaagaaaatcaagATCAAACTCTCCGCAGAAACTGGATACAAATTTATTCTTGTTGTTAACTTAAATTGTTGCTATTTCGATATGTTGTCTTTATTAATGGTTTCTTATGTATCATGAATGTAGAGGATATCAAAGAATTGGAGAGAATATATAACCAAAGGCATACCTGATAACTGTTAATGCAAGAAAGAATATGCCTTGTGTTTATCTCATCAAAGTAGTCAGTGGTGTAAACAAAAGGAGTAGACAGTTCCTGCTCTTGAACTCTTGATCAGACAGaacatttgatatatttttgaatgtttcaactttttttaatcttaaagcATACAttacttgttttttttcctttttccttacCCATAATCAATATGCATGATAGTGATGGCTATAATTGTTTGGATTTTACTTTTACTCTATATCTCTTCTTTTTCCTATCTTATAACCCTTAACCAATTTATTTAACTTGTATTCAAATTGGGAAGAATTAAAGTATAGTGCATATGAATAGATAAGAGGGTAGTATGATTTTACCcttaactaatttatttaacttgtattcatattaatttttatatttttactataaatttcATGTTTGAGTTTTACGTTTTCTAGTTAGGCAGTCTATCTTTCCTACCTTTTCAATGAAATAACATATTTGCATTGTAATTTTTagtcaagaaaaatattttgtatctaCTTGTAAAAAATAGACTTATCAtattactttatgtattttttcaaGTTACAACTGTTATCTCAAGTTGTCAAATAATATTGTTCTTtgttatcttttcaaatttgtAAGTTGTATATAAATGAAAGCacaattttgtttaatattttaaaattttgaattgacctacttaaatattattatttactaataatgtttttgagaataaaaatcaaagtattgttttacaacaaataatttatgtttgCATTAACTTGAAAGAATCTTTCTCAAGTTACATagtaaaatattgagaaaatacAGAATTATCCCattgaataatttaaaagtgatataaatattccttttttttggTATTCGTTGATAATCTTGTTGTCACaacatcattttctttttgtctaTAATCAAACTGAAATTGAAATTGGAAAATCAAATCTGCTATCgagttaaaaattttcaaattaaaatttctttttgtgaTTTTAGCATTTATTTgaacatatttattttctttattttaatttcgtTATAGTATATTTAGTACACTATCatcaatatttaaaatagtataattcaattttttttcttcttcactaCTATAAtcatttgaatattatatttcataatcatcttttaaaataaataacacatTTTTTATGACAAACTTCAAAGCTTACTCTTTTCGGatgataataaatattttttaaaataaagtttgtaCTCAGTGATAAATATCAAAAGATAAGTTTCGTgggataaatttaataattggATGAATTTtgtgtattaaaaaataaaaaagtaaattttgtgttataagtttttttgacattttatagTGAAAATATGTCATAACGCTATAAATAAGTTAATCACTTTCAAGGTAATTTTTGAAGCTCCCTTTAATGCCACACTTCTCACAAAATtcagaaatatatttataattctcACATgtgatttcttttaaaaatatttttattataatgaataaaatcaGTCTTAAACACGTATTGTAAATTGATTTACTTAtcattatttgaatattttgtttagttaataatttttttttatgtgtatagttttaaaaaataatgtttagttAATATAAAAGTGCACgttttagttaaaaaatatatttttgaatagtACCTTTAAAAATGTTCATAAGGTACCAATGAatacctttaaaatattattttaaatatgtagtTTTAAATACGTAatctaatttttaaatcataatatttaaatataaagtttaattttttacaagataatatttaaatatgaaatttaatttttttaaaccttaaaagtaattaacaaatattaaaactacAACATCAATGTGTAACTATTTTGGCTTGTTGTGAAATAGGATCGACATTTATGAATcatatgatttttaatattttttcattgtgTCGATATCTATCAATTCTaaagtattttgaattttgatttttttattgaactattttacattatattttaaaaatattttaaaactaaatttaaaattaaaattcaattaaaataattatttaaataggtaatttaaatttattcacATAATAAATACAGTagaattacttaattttaaaaattcttaatcagtttcaaaaaaatattaatttgagaGATTATATATTGTGACTACAAATATGTATActtaatattttaacatatcatttaattaaacaacaaataataataataaagaaaaatatatatatgatgaaactAGTTCATGTTTAATAAATTTGTGTTGTCATTATTGTTGGGGTTCTAGAaacctttcaattttttttataaaagtttattttgaaaCCATAAGAACTTTCTATATGATTTCCTAGTTATTATAATGTTTCAATGAAGcacaatcaatatttttttctaatttttttttatacctcTCTAgtactaaattaaataaatatattaattttaataagtcttTATTTGTGTATGATGTGATTCATATACGTTTGAGATATGAAAACAATCATATAATAGAGAAAACATGATgataatttcaattttcttcatatttcacTCACATACATTCCAAGTGTAATCGGATAAATATATTCTTATCATTTAATCTTTTTCTAGAAAATTCATGCGTAACAACAACtcctttaaataaataagaataattattttgtcaacttgatgaatttcagatttttaattttgagtattataaatataaattttaaatttttagatttagatataatttatcttttgaCGGTTAGAAATTATAAACCAAAAATTTACTccttcttttattctttttatttttttttaatctttaagaaataagaaaagaaaaataaataaacaaaaaagaattagtAGAACGGAGGAAActtagaaattgaaaaaaaaaatatatcttttaattttttacttgctactgtcatatttttaattattttgttagatCTTGAAATTGCAACTAAGAAGAGTGGATCAGACATATTTCTTTGGTGCATTTCGTGGTTCCTTTCTCAttcttaattatgaaattatcaaaaattaatttaattaatcattttcaGTGAATTGAAgacataattgaaaaaatattcaacatTTATGCAACCTAAATCGTTCGATTAACACCACTAGTTAAATAAACACAATAATTGTGGCTAGGGACTAAAAATACCTATTTTGtctatttgaaaaagaaaaattacatgGTTAAGTAAATATTAGTTCCTTAGTTGTTATAACTGTACTTTTAGTTAATTACCACTGATGACCAACGTTCAGCGATAATTACGTggctaaaattttgaatttgtataatttgcttgtttgtatattttataatttttataatataatttataacttttgtataatataattgttataattgtttaaagttcaaattttggGTTCCCACtgatttttatgtcatattACACGGTCTTACATGATTAATTTTGCTTCTTGAATTAATTCATGTAACATAGGATACTTATGTTAACTATAACTCTATcattatgtataattttttttatcgtcCTTTTATTTTGAGGTATTATTTGGttcttattaatttttcttcttttctctatcAAGTGAAAATGGTCTAACATAAGGTGATAAATATCTAAAACTAGTTATGTTTCATGTATTCATTATTAGGAGTATTGATTTTGTGTAGTTTTTacattgaattaattttatttagttaagaatatatagtttttcaaattaattttatctacTAAGAATTGTAACTGATGTATTAATCAAAGAATACTAAACATTTTTGCaaaacagtatatatatatatatatatatatatatatatatatatatatatatatatatatatattaaaataggattttttagattatttttttacacaataatattatgtgtgtatatatatatattgttattaataaGTTACTTAATGAGCATTACACCTTTTaaccttttaataatatatataacaccTAACCTTTAATTTAATACTAAAACTCCtaacctttcatattcataaacttcaaaatatttaacataaaaaattataactcctAAAATATTACACCTATAAAAACTCACTTTGAGACATTGcatgatgattattttatttttgtttttcttattcttcatttttttgtttctttgatttgttaattttttttctcttctttgatCTGATTTTTGCAGGAGAGGGatgtataatgaaaaatgttatatattttgtatagttTGATTTTGTGACGGTAAAATGATTTGACATGTctaattatcattatcacttttgttctattgtaattatatatttaatattattaggtTGGATTGTTGATG
This genomic window contains:
- the LOC138348320 gene encoding small ribosomal subunit protein uS8z/uS8w, with amino-acid sequence MVRVSVLNDALKSMYNAEKRGKRQVMIRPSSKVIIKFLIVMQKHGYIGEFEYVDDHRSGKIVVELNGRLNKCGVISPRFDVGVKEIEGWTARLLPSRQFGYIVLTTSAGIMDHEEARRKNVGGKVLGFFY